Proteins from a single region of Streptomyces spectabilis:
- a CDS encoding ABC transporter ATP-binding protein, with product MTTAVSTPRHGGTGGRTAVAARARQVVKAYGSGETRVVALDHIDVDIARGQFTAIMGPSGSGKSTLMHCLAGLDTVSSGQIYLDETEITGLKDKKLTQLRRDRVGFIFQAFNLLPTLNALENITLPMDIAGRKPDQGWLDQVVQTVGLAGRLKHRPTELSGGQQQRVAVARALASRPEIIFGDEPTGNLDSRAGAEVLGFLRTSVTQLGQTIVMVTHDPVAASYADRVLYLADGRIVDEMYSPTAEQVLDRMKHFDARGRTS from the coding sequence GTGACAACGGCTGTATCCACTCCCAGGCACGGGGGAACTGGCGGGCGTACGGCCGTCGCGGCGCGGGCACGCCAGGTCGTCAAGGCGTACGGCTCCGGGGAGACCCGAGTCGTCGCGCTCGACCACATCGACGTGGACATCGCTCGCGGCCAGTTCACCGCGATCATGGGCCCCTCCGGGTCCGGCAAGTCCACGCTGATGCACTGCCTCGCCGGCCTCGACACGGTCAGCAGCGGTCAGATCTATCTCGACGAGACCGAGATCACCGGCCTGAAGGACAAGAAGCTCACCCAGCTGCGCCGCGACCGCGTCGGCTTCATCTTCCAGGCGTTCAACCTCCTCCCCACGCTGAACGCCCTGGAGAACATCACGCTGCCGATGGACATAGCGGGCCGCAAGCCCGACCAGGGCTGGCTCGACCAGGTCGTGCAGACCGTCGGCCTCGCGGGCCGCCTCAAGCACCGGCCCACCGAGCTGTCCGGCGGTCAGCAGCAGCGCGTCGCCGTGGCCCGTGCCCTGGCATCCCGGCCCGAGATCATCTTCGGTGACGAGCCGACCGGAAACCTCGACTCCCGCGCGGGCGCCGAAGTCCTCGGCTTCCTGCGCACGTCGGTGACGCAGCTCGGCCAGACCATCGTCATGGTCACCCACGACCCGGTCGCCGCCTCGTACGCGGACCGCGTGCTGTATCTGGCCGACGGCCGCATCGTCGACGAGATGTACAGCCCCACCGCCGAGCAGGTCCTGGACCGCATGAAGCACTTCGACGCCCGGGGGCGCACGTCATGA
- a CDS encoding MFS transporter yields MEATAAAETQRTDRRGAVVAALMLVMALAALDATIVSTAVPQIVGSLGGFSVFSWLFSGYLLAATVTLPVYGKLSDTFGRKPVLIAGCALFLAGSVLCALAWNMGSLIAFRVLQGLGGGALQGTVQTVAADLYPLKERPRIQARLSTVWAVSAVAGPAVGGLLTAYADWRWIFLINLPVGAFALWLIARHLHEPVRPRGARHRVDWPGALAVFAAGGVLLTALVQGGVAWDWLSTPSLALFAAGLACVGAVVVIERRAADPIIPGWVWRRRPIAAVNLALGSLGLLMVAPTVFLPTYAQSVLQLAPIGAGFVLSIMTLSWPVSAALSQHVYRRIGFRNTAMIGISAAACVLFAFPLLPYPGAAWQPALLMLLLGAALGLFQLPLIVGVQSTVGWAERGTTTASVLFCRQIGQTVGAAVFGAIANGVLSARLGGAGSLDSVAKSLDDPGSVADADRLRRAVDAAVDSVYVGAACAAVLCLLVLLLLAPRRFPVLQDPEPGPEPGQGSEPEPGQGSEPEPDADGAGRADETDAQQEPQEAQLTRTRPKKPHTD; encoded by the coding sequence ATGGAGGCGACGGCGGCAGCGGAGACACAGCGCACGGACCGGCGCGGCGCCGTCGTCGCCGCGCTCATGCTCGTCATGGCGCTCGCCGCGCTCGACGCCACCATCGTCTCCACGGCCGTACCGCAGATCGTCGGCTCCCTCGGCGGCTTCTCCGTCTTCTCCTGGCTGTTCTCCGGCTATCTGCTCGCCGCGACGGTCACCCTGCCCGTCTACGGGAAGCTGTCCGACACCTTCGGCCGCAAGCCCGTCCTGATCGCGGGCTGCGCCCTCTTCCTCGCCGGCTCGGTGCTGTGCGCGCTCGCCTGGAACATGGGCTCACTGATCGCCTTCCGCGTCCTGCAAGGGCTCGGCGGCGGCGCCCTCCAGGGCACCGTGCAGACCGTCGCCGCCGACCTGTACCCGCTCAAGGAACGCCCCCGCATCCAGGCCAGGCTGTCCACCGTGTGGGCCGTCTCCGCCGTCGCGGGACCGGCGGTCGGCGGCCTGCTCACCGCGTACGCCGACTGGCGCTGGATCTTCCTGATCAACCTGCCCGTCGGCGCGTTCGCCCTCTGGCTGATAGCCCGCCACCTGCACGAACCGGTACGCCCCCGGGGCGCCCGGCACCGCGTCGACTGGCCCGGCGCGCTCGCCGTGTTCGCCGCGGGCGGGGTGCTGCTCACCGCCCTCGTCCAGGGCGGCGTCGCCTGGGACTGGCTGTCGACGCCCTCGCTCGCGCTGTTCGCGGCGGGGCTCGCGTGCGTCGGCGCCGTCGTGGTGATCGAGCGGCGCGCGGCGGACCCGATCATTCCGGGCTGGGTGTGGCGGCGCCGCCCCATCGCCGCCGTGAACCTGGCGCTCGGCTCGCTCGGCCTGCTGATGGTCGCACCCACGGTCTTCTTGCCCACGTACGCGCAGTCGGTGCTCCAACTCGCCCCGATAGGCGCCGGTTTCGTCCTGTCCATCATGACCCTGAGCTGGCCGGTCTCGGCCGCTCTGAGCCAGCACGTCTACCGGCGCATCGGCTTCCGCAACACCGCGATGATCGGCATCAGCGCCGCCGCCTGCGTCCTGTTCGCCTTCCCGCTGCTCCCCTACCCCGGCGCGGCCTGGCAGCCCGCGCTCCTGATGCTGCTGCTCGGCGCCGCGCTCGGGCTCTTCCAGCTGCCCCTGATCGTCGGCGTCCAGTCGACCGTGGGCTGGGCGGAGCGCGGCACGACCACCGCCTCCGTGCTGTTCTGCCGCCAGATCGGCCAGACCGTGGGCGCCGCCGTCTTCGGGGCGATCGCCAACGGCGTCCTGAGCGCACGCCTGGGCGGCGCGGGCTCGCTCGACTCCGTCGCGAAGTCCCTCGACGACCCCGGCTCCGTCGCCGACGCGGACCGGCTGCGCCGGGCGGTCGACGCGGCCGTGGACTCCGTGTACGTGGGGGCGGCCTGCGCGGCGGTGCTGTGCCTGCTCGTCCTGCTGCTGCTCGCGCCGCGGAGGTTCCCCGTCCTCCAGGATCCGGAGCCGGGGCCGGAGCCGGGGCAGGGGTCCGAGCCGGAGCCGGGGCAGGGGTCCGAGCCGGAGCCGGACGCCGACGGGGCCGGCCGGGCCGACGAGACCGATGCGCAACAGGAGCCCCAGGAGGCGCAGTTGACTCGTACGCGCCCCAAGAAGCCCCATACCGACTGA
- a CDS encoding DUF485 domain-containing protein, giving the protein MPHLPPDSSPYPPHARPPHAFPPYTPPSSRAPEAPEAPEAPLHLTYPWQPPAPPPPAPASPRRRPAPGPGHRGDLRQLRGAYRRQRRVATLTALGYFTLFLLLSAFAPALMTGAVTGGLTTGLLVGLLQLPVMCLAIALYEVTARRRLDRLAARLRKLVELEASRG; this is encoded by the coding sequence ATGCCCCACCTTCCCCCAGACTCGTCCCCCTACCCTCCCCACGCTCGCCCTCCCCACGCCTTCCCTCCCTACACTCCACCCTCCTCCCGCGCCCCGGAAGCCCCGGAGGCCCCGGAGGCCCCGCTCCACCTCACCTACCCCTGGCAGCCCCCCGCCCCGCCACCGCCCGCCCCCGCGAGCCCGCGCCGAAGGCCCGCCCCCGGCCCCGGCCACCGCGGCGACCTGCGCCAACTGCGCGGCGCCTACCGCCGGCAGCGCCGCGTCGCCACCCTCACCGCCCTCGGCTACTTCACGCTCTTCCTCCTCCTGTCCGCCTTCGCGCCCGCCCTCATGACCGGCGCCGTCACCGGCGGCCTCACCACCGGGCTCCTCGTCGGACTGCTCCAACTCCCCGTGATGTGCCTGGCCATAGCGCTGTACGAGGTCACGGCCCGGCGCCGCCTCGACCGGCTCGCCGCACGCCTGCGCAAGCTCGTGGAACTGGAGGCGAGCCGTGGATGA